From a single Candoia aspera isolate rCanAsp1 chromosome 2, rCanAsp1.hap2, whole genome shotgun sequence genomic region:
- the ARL9 gene encoding ADP-ribosylation factor-like protein 9 codes for MAGSLRQVALVGTAVAVTGGVAYALWQSYFSSKGPPGREDQQSGLRLGAQERGAGPPAGQEKPSGKQILVLGLDGAGKTSVLYSLATNQVKHNTIPTKGFNAVCVNTEETKMEFLEIGGSESLREYWKMYMPRGLLLIYVVDSADHERFPVAKKLLHQLVQSNSTLPVMILANKQDLEGAYCITDIHDALALSEIGDERKIFLIGTHVAKDGLEISSSLKDTRELIAQLVSEIL; via the exons ATGGCGGGCAGCCTGCGGCAGGTCGCGCTGGTGGGCACTGCGGTGGCCGTCACCGGCGGGGTCGCCTACGCTCTTTGGCAGAGTTACTTTTCTTCCAAAGGGCCTCCGGGACGCGAGGATCAGCAGTCTGGGCTGCGGCTCGGCGCGCAAGAAAGAGGCGCGGGCCCGCCGGCGGGACAG GAGAAACCGTCCGGCAAGCAAATCTTGGTTCTAGGCTTGGATGGGGCTGGAAAAACCAGCGTTCTCTATTCACTAGCAACTAACCAAGTAAAACACAACACAATTCCCACCAAAGGCTTCAATGCAGTCTGTGTCaatacagaagaaacaaagatggaATTCCTAGAAA TTGGGGGCAGTGAGTCTCTAAGAGAGTACTGGAAGATGTATATGCCAAGAGGCCTGCTGCTGATCTACGTTGTGGACTCAGCAGATCATGAGCGCTTCCCAGTCGCAAAAAAACTTCTTCATCAGTTGGTCCAGAGTAACTCTACTTTGCCTGTAATGATTCTAGCCAATAAGCAG gaTCTTGAAGGCGCATATTGTATCACAGACATTCATGATGCTTTGGCTTTATCTGAAATTGGAGATGAAAGGAAGATATTTCTGATTGGTACACACGTGGCAAAAGATGGCTTAGAGATCTCTTCCAGCTTGAAAGATACCCGGGAGCTGATTGCACAGCTGGTGTCAGAAATTCTGTGA